The genomic stretch AACCGTGCGATCGAAGAGTTGGAAGCTCTGTCCGACACCGATGGCCATGTTGTCCGCATCCGCGCTGAAAACTTCAACTGACAGGTACGAACGTGAGATACATCAGTACGCGGGGTGAAGCGCCCGCACTGGGCTTTGAGGATGTTCTGCTGACCGGTCTGGCGACAGACGGCGGCCTCTATGTTCCTGAATCCCTGCCACATTTTGATCTGGAAGAAATCCGGAGCTGGCGCGGGCTTTCGTACAGTGAGCTGGCGTTCAACGTAATGTACCCGTTCGTGGATGACGCTATCCCTGCGGATGATTTCCGCAAGATGCTGGACGAGACCTACTCGGTTTTCGCCCACAAGGCCGTGGCCCCACTGGTTCAGCTGGATACCAACGAGTGGGTGATGGAGCTTTTCCGCGGCCCGACGCTGGCGTTCAAGGATTTCGCCCTCCAGCTGTTAGGGCGTCTCCTCGACTATGTTCTGGAGAAGCGCAAGCAGCACGTGGTTATCATGGGAGCGACCTCCGGTGACACCGGCTCGGCTGCCATTGAGGGTTGTCGCCGGTGCGAGCACGTGGATATTTTCATTCTGCACCCCTATCAGCGGGTGTCAGAGGTTCAGCGCCGTCAGATGACCACCGTCCAGGGTGAAAACATCCACAACATTGCAGTGCGTGGCAACTTCGACGACTGTCAGCGCATGGTGAAGGAGAGTTTCGGCAACCAGTCGTTCCTGGGTGGCAAAACCCAGCTGGCAGCTGTCAACTCCATCAACTGGGCCCGGATCATGGCCCAGATCGTCTACTACTTCCATGCCTCCCTGGCACTGGGCGGTCCGGATCGGAGCATGGCGTTTTCTGTGCCCACCGGGAACTTCGGCGATATCTTTGCCGGCTACCTTGCCAAGAAGATGGGGCTGCCAATCTCCCAGCTGGTCATTGCCACCAACCGTAACGATATCCTGCATCGCTTCATGAGTGGTAACAAATACGAGCAGCACCAACTGGAACACACCCTGTCTCCGAGT from Marinobacter adhaerens HP15 encodes the following:
- the thrC gene encoding threonine synthase translates to MRYISTRGEAPALGFEDVLLTGLATDGGLYVPESLPHFDLEEIRSWRGLSYSELAFNVMYPFVDDAIPADDFRKMLDETYSVFAHKAVAPLVQLDTNEWVMELFRGPTLAFKDFALQLLGRLLDYVLEKRKQHVVIMGATSGDTGSAAIEGCRRCEHVDIFILHPYQRVSEVQRRQMTTVQGENIHNIAVRGNFDDCQRMVKESFGNQSFLGGKTQLAAVNSINWARIMAQIVYYFHASLALGGPDRSMAFSVPTGNFGDIFAGYLAKKMGLPISQLVIATNRNDILHRFMSGNKYEQHQLEHTLSPSMDIMVSSNFERLLFDLHGRDGLAVKTLLENAAKGPVSIEDYRWKHARKLFDSDAVDDKATCDTIREIYEQNEYLLDPHTAIGVRAARNCRRDQAVPMITLGTAHPAKFPDAVAESGVSVEPPLPAHMADLFEREERYTVLDNNIDGVQAFIAKHWKNA